In Promicromonospora sp. Populi, one genomic interval encodes:
- a CDS encoding branched-chain amino acid ABC transporter permease, with the protein MELSRILTQALAELIAPTTAAMALAAIGLNLHFGFTGLLNMGQAGFMLLGAYGFGIATISGAPFWLALLVSLAAGALFAFILGLPTLQLRGDYLAIVTISAAEIIRMLGRATVFQEWTGGAAGLTGNSFKATFQDLSFLPAAPERGAFGPLEYVFTGSDSWWTRLFAWAVVLIAVLVIWLLTRSPWGRVLKGIREDEDAVRALGKNVFSYKMQALVLGGMCGSLAGMLYVLPRSIAPDSMGRSLTFFVWTVLLLGGAATLFGPVLGSMLFFAVYMLLRAGMREGLEGIVSSTMVEQIGGLLVGVTLMLLVIFRPQGILGNKKELAFDVR; encoded by the coding sequence ATGGAACTGAGCCGCATCCTCACCCAGGCGCTCGCCGAGCTCATCGCTCCGACCACCGCCGCCATGGCGCTGGCCGCTATCGGCCTCAACCTGCACTTCGGGTTCACCGGCCTCCTCAACATGGGGCAGGCAGGCTTCATGCTGCTGGGCGCCTACGGCTTCGGCATCGCCACGATTTCCGGCGCGCCGTTCTGGCTCGCCCTGCTCGTCTCGCTCGCGGCCGGCGCGCTCTTCGCGTTCATCCTTGGTCTGCCCACGCTGCAGCTCCGGGGGGACTACCTGGCGATCGTGACCATCTCCGCCGCGGAGATCATCCGAATGCTCGGCCGTGCCACCGTGTTCCAGGAATGGACCGGCGGCGCGGCGGGCCTTACGGGTAACTCCTTCAAGGCGACCTTCCAGGACCTGTCGTTCCTGCCGGCAGCGCCGGAGCGCGGCGCGTTCGGACCCCTCGAATACGTGTTCACGGGTTCCGACTCGTGGTGGACCCGGCTGTTCGCCTGGGCCGTGGTGCTCATCGCGGTCCTGGTGATCTGGCTCCTCACGCGCAGCCCCTGGGGCCGCGTGCTGAAGGGCATCCGCGAGGACGAGGACGCCGTCCGCGCCCTCGGCAAGAACGTCTTCTCCTACAAGATGCAGGCGCTCGTGCTCGGCGGCATGTGCGGTTCGCTCGCGGGCATGCTCTACGTGCTGCCCCGGTCGATCGCCCCCGACTCCATGGGCCGCTCGCTCACGTTCTTCGTGTGGACGGTGCTCCTGCTCGGTGGCGCCGCCACCCTGTTCGGCCCGGTGCTGGGTTCCATGCTCTTCTTCGCGGTCTACATGCTGCTCCGCGCGGGCATGCGTGAGGGCCTGGAGGGCATCGTGTCGAGCACGATGGTCGAGCAGATCGGTGGACTGCTCGTCGGCGTGACGCTCATGCTCCTCGTCATCTTCCGGCCACAAGGAATACTGGGGAACAAGAAGGAGCTCGCCTTCGATGTCCGATGA
- a CDS encoding branched-chain amino acid ABC transporter permease, with protein MTADRPNLATAARRLLATLAAAAIPAVLAAAPAMAAEAPAADCTPDGSTACVVAIVLDEENNPVPDVGVTVSGAGFETEVTTSAEGPASVEVPEVGSYTLTLDETTVPDGLFPDATERQVTAQTGISARAAFNLGTTPPESEPSEAPSDGETGSSEPTDAATDGTAPVDEGLGGADTTTRGGPSFQQIWQQFGSGIRFGLLLALASVGISLIYGTTGLSSFSHGEQVTLGAMFGFIGINWLNLPVWLTVILVIAVCAGTGWLQDAAIWGPLRKRGTPVTQMMIVTIGLALALQYAIQMVIGGRSLRVLPQNPRPLELAGITLSTVSWISMGVAVLVILFIAWFLTRTRIGRATRAVSDNPALAAATGINPDRIIRIVWVMSAGFAGLAGMLLAISFGSFNWSLGMLLLLLMFAAVTLGGLGTAYGALLGSLVIGLVVEMSTLIPGMPSDLRYASALVILILVLLLRPQGLLGRAERIG; from the coding sequence ATGACAGCCGACCGACCGAACCTCGCGACGGCCGCGCGGAGGCTGCTCGCCACGCTCGCGGCAGCGGCTATTCCAGCCGTGCTCGCTGCGGCGCCAGCCATGGCCGCCGAAGCGCCCGCCGCCGATTGCACCCCTGACGGCTCGACCGCCTGTGTCGTGGCCATCGTCCTGGACGAGGAGAACAATCCCGTCCCGGACGTCGGCGTCACCGTCTCGGGTGCGGGGTTCGAAACAGAAGTGACCACCAGCGCGGAAGGTCCGGCCTCGGTAGAGGTGCCGGAAGTCGGCAGCTACACGCTCACCCTCGACGAGACGACCGTCCCGGACGGGCTGTTCCCCGACGCCACCGAACGGCAGGTCACGGCACAGACCGGCATCTCCGCGCGCGCCGCGTTCAACCTCGGCACCACGCCGCCCGAGAGCGAGCCCTCCGAGGCTCCCTCCGACGGCGAGACCGGGAGCAGCGAGCCGACCGACGCGGCGACCGACGGCACCGCACCCGTCGACGAAGGCCTCGGCGGCGCCGACACCACCACGCGAGGCGGCCCGTCCTTCCAGCAGATCTGGCAGCAGTTCGGCTCCGGCATCCGCTTCGGCCTGCTGCTCGCCCTCGCCTCGGTGGGCATCAGCCTCATCTACGGCACGACCGGGCTGTCCAGCTTCTCCCACGGCGAGCAGGTGACGCTCGGCGCCATGTTCGGCTTCATCGGCATCAACTGGCTGAACCTGCCGGTCTGGCTCACCGTGATCCTGGTCATCGCGGTCTGCGCCGGAACCGGCTGGCTGCAGGACGCCGCCATCTGGGGACCGTTGCGCAAGCGCGGCACCCCGGTCACACAGATGATGATCGTGACCATCGGTCTGGCGCTCGCGCTGCAGTACGCCATCCAGATGGTCATCGGCGGGCGGTCGCTCCGCGTCCTACCGCAGAACCCCCGGCCCCTGGAGCTCGCCGGCATCACGCTGAGCACGGTGTCGTGGATCTCGATGGGGGTTGCCGTCCTGGTGATCCTGTTCATCGCCTGGTTCCTCACCCGAACCCGGATCGGACGCGCCACGCGCGCCGTGTCGGACAACCCGGCACTCGCGGCGGCCACCGGCATCAACCCCGACCGCATCATCCGCATCGTGTGGGTCATGTCCGCGGGGTTCGCGGGCCTCGCGGGCATGCTGCTGGCCATCTCGTTCGGCTCGTTCAACTGGTCGCTCGGCATGCTCCTGCTGCTGCTGATGTTCGCCGCCGTCACCCTCGGTGGCCTGGGCACGGCGTACGGCGCCCTGCTCGGCTCCCTCGTGATCGGCCTCGTCGTCGAGATGTCCACCCTCATCCCCGGGATGCCGAGCGACCTGCGGTACGCGTCGGCCCTCGTGATCCTCATCCTCGTGCTGCTGCTGCGGCCCCAGGGCCTGCTCGGCCGCGCCGAGCGGATCGGCTGA
- a CDS encoding S9 family peptidase, with amino-acid sequence MSEDAMPARAASPAPDGSTTSVRVPASSGPAPHAPELLTAAPEPPLTVRRPTERTFHGDTFVDDYEWLRDKEDPEVVAHLEAQNAWTLARQEHLAPLRQTLFDEIKGRTLETDLSVPARDGDWWYYARTVEGQQYPIHARYPVAGPDDWTPRVLEPGTPVPGEQVLLDQNVEAEGHDFFALGSFDVSDDGGRLLYATDTEGDERYTLRVRDLATGADLPDEVREIAPGALFAPDGEHVFYLTVDDAWRPWRVWRHLLGTPKADDVLVFEEPDERFWVNAGLSRSKKYLQLDLGSKVTNETWLLEADNPTGEFWVVWPRREGVEYSVEHAVLPDSAGQAVDSLLILHNQDALNFELVSSPVPAPGETVTPEAATVVVPHDPGVRLEGVSASERYLVLYYRRAAISRSAVLQLPQAEAPQAEPFAWDFQELSFGQPLESVGAGVGAWEQPNLKVGYTSFVTPQSLYLYDVASGERTLLKQQPVLGGYDAADYDQRRQWAVAEDGTRVPISLVWRRDKVQFVAGEQGGDPVEPAPLFLYGYGAYESSIDPYFSVGRLSLLDRGVVFAVAHVRGGGEMGRAWYNDGKLAAKRNTFTDFVACGRHLVEAGWTAPDRLVADGGSAGGLLMGAVTNLAPELFAGVLAGVPFVDALTSMLDPTLPLTVTERDEWGDPLNDSEVYAYMRSYTPYENVPDDARHYPPILATTSFNDTRVLYVEPAKWVARLQAAGAPAMLKIEMSGGHGGVSGRYSAWEQVAFEHAWTLDVLGLSDH; translated from the coding sequence GTGTCCGAAGACGCCATGCCGGCCCGAGCGGCCTCCCCAGCACCCGATGGATCGACCACTTCCGTGCGTGTCCCGGCCTCGTCCGGGCCCGCCCCGCACGCTCCCGAGCTCCTCACCGCCGCGCCCGAACCCCCCTTGACGGTGCGCCGGCCCACCGAGCGCACCTTCCACGGCGACACGTTCGTCGACGACTACGAGTGGCTCCGCGACAAGGAGGACCCCGAGGTCGTAGCGCACCTGGAGGCGCAGAACGCCTGGACCCTGGCGCGCCAGGAGCATCTTGCGCCGCTGCGGCAGACCCTGTTCGACGAGATCAAGGGCCGCACCCTGGAGACCGACCTCTCGGTCCCCGCACGTGACGGCGACTGGTGGTACTACGCCCGCACTGTCGAGGGCCAGCAATACCCGATCCACGCCCGCTACCCCGTTGCCGGCCCGGACGACTGGACGCCTCGCGTCCTTGAGCCCGGCACGCCCGTGCCGGGCGAGCAGGTGCTCCTGGACCAGAACGTCGAGGCCGAGGGTCACGACTTCTTCGCGCTGGGTTCGTTCGACGTGTCCGACGACGGCGGCCGCCTGCTCTACGCGACCGACACCGAGGGCGACGAGCGCTACACGCTGCGGGTCCGGGACCTGGCCACGGGTGCGGACCTGCCGGACGAGGTCCGGGAGATCGCGCCCGGCGCTCTGTTCGCGCCCGACGGCGAGCACGTCTTCTACCTGACCGTCGACGACGCCTGGCGGCCCTGGCGAGTCTGGCGGCATCTGCTCGGCACGCCCAAGGCCGACGACGTGCTCGTCTTCGAGGAGCCCGACGAGCGCTTCTGGGTGAACGCCGGGCTGTCCCGGTCGAAGAAGTACCTGCAGCTCGACCTCGGCTCCAAGGTGACGAACGAGACGTGGCTGCTGGAGGCGGACAACCCGACCGGCGAGTTCTGGGTCGTGTGGCCCCGCCGCGAGGGTGTTGAGTACTCGGTGGAGCACGCGGTGCTGCCGGACTCAGCAGGTCAGGCCGTGGACTCGCTGCTGATCCTGCACAACCAGGACGCCCTGAACTTCGAGCTCGTCAGCTCCCCGGTGCCCGCGCCCGGCGAGACGGTGACCCCGGAGGCGGCAACCGTCGTCGTGCCGCACGATCCTGGAGTGCGGCTGGAGGGTGTGAGCGCCAGCGAGCGCTACCTGGTGCTCTACTACCGTCGCGCGGCGATCTCCCGGTCGGCGGTGCTGCAGCTGCCGCAGGCAGAGGCCCCGCAGGCCGAGCCCTTCGCCTGGGACTTCCAGGAGCTCTCGTTCGGTCAGCCGCTGGAGTCCGTCGGCGCGGGGGTGGGCGCGTGGGAGCAGCCCAACCTCAAGGTCGGCTACACGTCGTTCGTCACCCCGCAGTCGCTCTACCTGTACGACGTCGCTTCCGGCGAGCGCACGCTGCTCAAGCAGCAGCCGGTGCTCGGCGGTTACGACGCCGCCGACTACGACCAGCGCCGCCAGTGGGCCGTCGCCGAGGACGGCACCCGCGTCCCGATCTCCCTGGTCTGGCGCAGAGACAAGGTGCAGTTCGTTGCCGGCGAACAGGGTGGCGACCCCGTCGAGCCCGCCCCGCTCTTCCTGTACGGGTATGGCGCGTACGAGTCCTCGATCGACCCGTACTTCTCCGTCGGCCGCCTGAGCCTGCTGGACCGCGGCGTCGTCTTCGCGGTCGCGCACGTGCGTGGCGGCGGCGAGATGGGCCGCGCCTGGTACAACGACGGCAAGCTCGCCGCCAAGCGGAACACGTTCACCGACTTCGTGGCCTGCGGGCGGCATCTCGTCGAGGCCGGCTGGACGGCGCCGGACCGGCTGGTGGCCGACGGCGGCAGCGCCGGCGGTCTGCTCATGGGCGCGGTCACCAACCTGGCGCCCGAGCTGTTCGCGGGGGTGCTCGCCGGGGTCCCGTTCGTGGACGCGCTGACATCGATGCTCGACCCGACGCTCCCCCTGACCGTTACCGAACGGGACGAGTGGGGCGACCCGCTGAACGACTCCGAGGTCTACGCGTACATGCGCTCGTACACGCCGTACGAGAACGTGCCCGACGACGCCCGGCACTACCCCCCGATCCTCGCCACCACGAGCTTCAACGACACCCGCGTCCTGTACGTGGAGCCGGCGAAGTGGGTGGCGCGGCTCCAGGCCGCTGGGGCGCCCGCGATGCTGAAGATCGAGATGTCCGGCGGGCACGGCGGCGTCTCGGGGCGCTACTCGGCGTGGGAGCAGGTCGCGTTCGAGCACGCGTGGACGCTGGACGTGCTGGGCCTGTCCGACCACTGA